From the genome of Pan troglodytes isolate AG18354 chromosome 16, NHGRI_mPanTro3-v2.0_pri, whole genome shotgun sequence:
agtcggcagagcaggcagaccaaggagttcgtcttctcagagctgctgtccaacctgcactcgcgtgggaaccagaagagactcgtggaggagtcggcagagcaggcacagaGGCGCGATGAGATgctgcttctcagagctgctgtcgaACCTGTACTCACGTGGGAATGAGAAGACACtcgtggaggagtcggcagaacaggcagaccaaggagtaaaccttctcagagctgctgtccaacctgtactcgcgtgggaatgagaagacactcgtggaggagtcggcagaacaggcagaccaaggagtaaatcttctcagagctgctgtccaacctgtactcgcgtgggaacgagAAGACACTCCTGGACGAGTCGGCAGAGCAGGGATACCAAGGAGTTCattttctcagagctgctgtccaacctgtactcgcgtgcgAATGatcagacactcctggaggagtcggcagagcaggcagaccaaggagttcatcttctcagagctgctgtccaacctacACTAGCGTGGGAACCAGAAGACACtcgtggaggagtcggcagagcaggcacagcGTCGCGACGAGATgctgcttctcagagctgctgtccaacctgtactggcgtgggaatgagaagacactcctggaggagtcggcagagcaggcacagcGGCGCGATGAGATgctgcttctcagagctgctgtccaacctgtactcgcgtgggaacgagcagacactcctggaggagtcggcagagaaggcagaccaaggagttcatcttctcagagctgctgtccaacctgtactcaaGTGGGAAGgagcagacactcctggaggagtcggtagagcaggcagaccaagcagtttgtcttctcagagctgctgtccaacctgcactcgcgtgggaaccagaagagactcgtggaggagtcggcagagcaggcacagcGGCGAGATGAGATgctgcttctcagagctgctgtcgaACCTGTACTCACGTGGGAATGAGAAGACACtcgtggaggagtcggcagagctggcagaccaaggagttcatcttctcagagctgctgtccaacctatACTCGCGTGGGAGAGATCAGAcgctcctggaggagtcggcagagcaggcagaccaaggagttcatcttctcagagctgctgtccaacctgtactcgcgtgggagtaatcagacactcctggaggagtcggcagagcaggcagaccaaagAGTTCATCTTcgcagagctgctgtccaacctgtactcgcgtgggaaccagaagacactcgtgaaggagtcggcagagcaggcacagcGTCGCGAAGAGATgctgcttctcagagctgctgtccaacctgtactcgcgtgggaacgagaagacactcctggaggagttgGCAGAGCAGgaagaccaaggagttcatcttcttgtagctgctgtccaacctgtactcgcgcgggaaccagaagacactcgtggaggagtcggcagagcaggcacagcGTCGCGACGAGATgctgcttctcagagctgctgtccaacctgtactcgcgtgggaacgagaagacactcctggaggagtcggcagagcaggcacagcGGCGCGATGAGATgctgcttctcagagctgctgtccaacctgtactcgcgtgggaacgagaagacactcctggaggagttggcagagcaggcagaccaaggagttcatcttctcagagctgctgtccaacctgcactTGCGTGGGAGCCAGAAGACGCTCGTGGAGGAGTCGGCGGAGCAGGCACAGCGTCACGACGAGACGCtccttctcagagctgctgtccaacctgtactcgcgtgggaacgagcagacactcctggaggtgtcggcagagcaggcagaccaaggagttcatcttctcagagctgctgtccaacctgcactcgcgtgggaatgagaagacactcctggaggagttggcagagcaggcagaccaaggagttcatcttctcggagctgctgtccaacctgtactcgcgtgggaacgagcagacactcctggaggagtcggcagagcaggcagaccaaggagttcatcttctcagagctgctgtccaacctgcactCGCGGGGGAACCAGAAAACACTCGTGGAGGAGTTGGCAGAGCAGGCACAGCGTTGCGACGAGATGCTGCtactcagagctgctgtccaacctgtactcgcgtgggaacgggaagacactcctggaggagtcggcagagcaggcagacgaAGGAGTTCATCTTCGCGGAGCTGCTGtacaacctgtactcgcgtgggaaccagaagacactcgtggaggagtcggcagagcaggcactgCGTCACGATGAGATgctgcttctcagagctgctgtccaacctgtactcacGTGGGAACgagcagacactcctggaggagtcggcagagcaggcagaccaaggagttcatcttctcagagctgctgtccaacctgtactcgcgtgggaatgagaagacactcctggaggagttggcagagcaggcagaccaaggagttcatttTCTCGGAGTtactgtccaacctgtactcacGTGGGAACAggcagacactcctggaggagtcggcagagcagacAGACCatggagttcatcttctcagagctgctgtccaacctgcactCGCGTGGGAACCAGAAGAGACTcttggaggagtcggcagagcaggcacagcGGTGCCATGAGATGCTGCGTCTCAGAGccgctgtccaacctgtactcgcgtgggaatgaGAAGACACGCGTGGAGGAGTCGGCatagcaggcagaccaaggagttcatcttctcagagctgctgtccaaactgtactcgcgtgggagtaatcagacactcctggaggagtcggcagagcaggcagaccaaggagttcatcttctcagagcagctgtccaacctgtactcgcgtgggagtGATcggacactcctggaggagtccgCAGAGCAGGCAggccaaggagttcatcttctcagagctgctgtccaacccgTACTCGCGTCGGAGTGATCGGACACTcatggaggagtcggcagagcaggcagaccaaagagttcatcttctcagagctgctgtctaacctgtactcgcgtgggagtaatcagacactcctggaggagtcggcagagcaggcagaccaaggagttcatcttctcagagctgctgtccaacctgtactcgcgtgggagtGATCGGACACttctggaggagtcggcagagcagggagaccaaggagttcatcttctcagagctgctgtccaacctgtactcacGTGGGAATgagcagacactcctggaggagtcggcagagcaggcagaccaaggagttcatcttctcagagctgctgtccaacctgcactTGCGTGGGAACCAGAAGACACTCGTGGAGGAGTTGGCAGAGCAGGCACAGCGTCGCGACGAGATgctgcttctcagagctgctgtccaacctgtactcgcgtgggaaggagaagacactcctggaggagacggcagagcaggcagaccaaggagttcatcttctcgtagctgctgtccaacctgtactcgcgtgggataGAGCacacactcctggaggagtcggcagcgcaggcagaccaaggagttcatcttctcagacctgctgtccaacctgcactAGCGTGGGAACCAGAAGACACTCATGGAGGAGTCGGCACAGCAGACACAGCGGCGCGACGAGGTGCTGCttttcagagctgctgtccaatcTGTACTCGCATGGGAACGAGAAGACACTcttggaggagtcggcagagcaggcagaccaaggagttcatcttctcagagctgctgtccaacctgtactcgcgtgggagtaatcagacactcctggaggagtcggcagaggaGGCAGACCAaagagttcatcttctcagagctgctgtccaacctgtactcgcgtgggaacgagAAGACACTCCTGGACTAGTCGGCAGAGCAGGGataccaaggagttcatcttctcagagctgctgtccaacctgcactagcgtgggaacgagaagacactcctggaggagtcggcagagcaggcacagcGGCGCGATGAGATgctgcttctcagagctgctgtccaacctgcactcgcgtgggaaccagaagacactcgtggaggagtcggcagagcaggcacagcGTCGCGACGAGATgctgcttctcagagctgctgtccaacctgtactcgcgtgggaacgagcagacactcctggaggagtcggcagagcaggcagaccaaggagtggatcttctcagagctgctgtccaacctgtactcaaGTGGGAACGAggagacactcctggaggagtcggcagagcaggccgACCAAGCAGTTcgtcttctcagagctgctgtccaacctgcactcgcgtgggaaccagaagagactcgtggaggagtcggcagagcaggcacagcGGCGAGATGAGATgctgcttctcagagctgctgtcgaatctgtactcgcgtgggaatgaGAAGACACTCGTGGAGGAGACGGCAGAGccggcagaccaaggagttcattttctcagagctgctgtccaacctgtactcgcgtgggagagatcagacactcctggaggagtcggcagagcaggcagaccaaggagttcatcttctcagagctgctgtccaacctgtactcgcgtgggagtaatcagacactcctggaggagtcggcagaggaGGCAGACCAaagagttcatcttctcagagctgctgtccaacctgtactcgcgtgggaacgagAAGACACTCCTGGACTAGTCGGCAGAGCAGGGataccaaggagttcatcttctcagagctgctgtccaacctgcactagcgtgggaaccagaagacactcgtggaggagtcggcagagcaggcagagcGTCGCGATGAGATgctgcttctcagagctgctgtccaacctgtactcgcgtgggaacgagaagacactcctggaggagtcggcagagcaggaagaccaaggagttcatcttcttgtagctgctgtccaacctgtactcgcgtgggaaccagaagacactcgaggaggagtcggcagagcaggcacagcGTCGCGACGAGATgctgcttctcagagctgctgtccaacctgcactCGCGTGGGAACCAGAAGACACTCGTGGAGGAGTCgtcagagcaggcagaccaaggagttcatcttctcagagctgctgtccaacctgcactAGCGTGGGAACCAGAAGACACTCACGGAGGAGTCGGCAGAGGAGGCACAGCAGCGCGACGAGGTGCTGCTTTTCAGAGCTGTTGTCCAACCTGTGCTCCCATGGGAACGAGAAGACACTCTTGCAGgggtcggcagagcaggcagactaaggagttcatcttctcagaggtgctgtccaacctgtactcgcgtgggaacgagcagacactcctggaggagtcggcagagcaggcagacgaAGGAGTTcgtcttctcagagctgctgtccaacctgtactcgcgtgggaatgagaagacactcctggaggagttggcagagcaggcagaccaaggagttcatcttctcagagctgctgtccaacctgcactTGCGTGGGAGCCAGAAGACGCTCGTGGAGGAGTCGGCGGAGCAGGCACAGCGTCACGACGAGACGCtccttctcagagctgctgtccaacctgtactcgcgtgggaacgagcagacactcctggaggtgtcggcagagcaggcagaccaaggagttcatcttctcagagctgctgtccaacctgcactcgcgtgggaatgagaagacactcctggaggagttggcagagcaggcagaccaaggagttcatcttctcggagctgctgtccaacctgtactcgcgtgggaacgagcagacactcctggaggagtcggcagagcaggcagaccaaggagttcatcttctcagagctgctgtccaacctgcactCGCGGGGGAACCAGAAAACACTCGTGGAGGAGTTGGCAGAGCAGGCACAGCGTTGCGACGAGATGCTGCtactcagagctgctgtccaacctgtactcgcgtgggaacgggaagacactcctggaggagtcggcagagcaggcagacgaAGGAGTTCATCTTCGCGGAGCTGCTGtacaacctgtactcgcgtgggaaccagaagacactcgtggaggagtcggcagagcaggcactgCGTCACGATGAGATgctgcttctcagagctgctgtccaacctgtactcacGTGGGAACgagcagacactcctggaggagtcggcagagcaggcagaccaaggagttcatcttctcagagctgctgtccaacctgtactcgcgtgggaatgagaagacactcctggaggagttggcagagcaggcagaccaaggagttcgtTTTCTCGGAGTtactgtccaacctgtactcacGTGGGAACAGGCAGACAcgcctggaggagtcggcagagcagacagaccaaggagttcatcttctcagagctgctgtccaacctgcactCGCGTGGGAACCAGAAGAGACTcttggaggagtcggcagagcaggcacagcGGTGCCATGAGATGCTGCGTCTCAGAGccgctgtccaacctgtactcgcgtgggaatgaGAAGACACGCGTGGAGGAGTCGGCatagcaggcagaccaaggagttcatcttctcagagctgctgtccaacctgtactcgcgtgggagtaatcagacactcctggaggagtcggcagagcaggcagaccaaggagttcatcttctcagagcagctgtccaacctgtactcgcgtgggagtGATcggacactcctggaggagtccgCAGAGCAGGCAggccaaggagttcatcttctcagagctgctgtccaacccgTACTCGCGTCGGAGTGATCGGACACTcatggaggagtcggcagagcaggcagaccaaagagttcatcttctcagagctgctgtctaacctgtactcgcgtgggagtaatcagacactcctggaggagtcggcagagcaggcagaccaaggagttcatcttctcagagctgctgtccaacctgtactcgcgtgggagtGATCGGACACttctggaggagtcggcagagcagacagaccaaggagttcatcttctcagagctgctgtccaacctgcactCGCGTGGGAACCAGAAGAGACTcttggaggagtcggcagagcaggcacagcGGTGCCATGAGATGCTGCGTCTCAGAGccgctgtccaacctgtactcgcgtgggaatgaGAAGACACGCGTGGAGGAATCGGCatagcaggcagaccaaggagttcatcttctcagagctgctgtccaacctgtactcgcgtgggagtaatcagacactcctggaggagtcggcagagcaggcagaccaaggagttcatcttctcagagcagctgtccaacctgtactcgcgtgggagtGATcggacactcctggaggagtccgCAGAGCAGGCAggccaaggagttcatcttctcagagctgctgtccaacccgTACTCGCGTCGGAGTGATCGGACACTcatggaggagtcggcagagcaggcagaccaaagagttcatcttctcagagctgctgtctaacctgtactcgcgtgggagtaatcagacactcctggaggagtcggcagagcaggcagaccaaggagttcatcttctcagagctgctgtccaacctgtactcgcgtgggagtGATCGGACACttctggaggagtcggcagagcagggagaccaaggagttcatcttctcagagctgctgtccaacctgtactcacGTGGGAATgagcagacactcctggaggagtcggcagagcaggcagaccaaggagttcatcttctcagagctgctgtccaacctgcactTGCGTGGGAACCAGAAGACACTCGTGGAGGAGTTGGCAGAGCAGGCACAGCGTCGCGACGAGATgctgcttctcagagctgctgtccaacctgtactcgcgtgggaaggagaagacactcctggaggagacggcagagcaggcagaccaaggagttcatcttctcgtagctgctgtccaacctgtactcgcgtgggataGAGCacacactcctggaggagtcggcagcgcaggcagaccaaggagttcatcttctcagacctgctgtccaacctgcactAGCGTGGGAACCAGAAGACACTCATGGAGGAGTCGGCACAGCAGACACAGCGGCGCGACGAGGTGCTGCttttcagagctgctgtccaatcTGTACTCGCATGGGAACGAGAAGACACTcttggaggagtcggcagagcaggcagactaAGGAGTTcgtcttctcagagctgctgtccaacctgtactggCGTGGGAAGAAGCAGACCCTCCTGGAGGAGTCGGAAGAGCAGGCCCACCAAGGATATCAtgttctcagagctgctgtccaacctgtactcgcgtgggaacaagaagacactcctggaggagtcagCAGAGCAGCCAGACCAAGGgtttcatcttctcagagctgctgtccaacctgtactcgcgtgggaacaagaagacactcctggaggagtcggcagaggaggcagaccaaggagttcgtcttctcagagctgctgtccaaactgtactcgcgtgggaacgagcagacactcctggaggagtcggcagagcaggcagacgacggagttcatcttctcagagcttcTGTCCAACCTGCACTCGCGTGGGAACCAGTAGACACTCGTGGAGGAGTCAGCAGAGCAGGCACAGCGGCGCGACGAGATGCTGCTTCTCAGAACTGCTggccaacctgtactcgcgtgggaacgagaagacactcctggaggagtcggcagagcaggcagaccaaggagttcatcttctcagaggtGCTGTCCAACCTGCGCTAGCGTGGGAACCAGAAGACACTCacggaggagtcggcagagcaggcacagcGGCGCGACGAGGTGCTGCTTTTCATAGCTGTTGTCCAAACTGTGCTCCCATGGGAATgagcagacactcctggaggagtcggcagagcaggcagaccaaggagttcattttctcagagctgctgtccaacctgtactcacGTGGGAACgagcagacactcctggaggagtcggcagagcaggcagaccaaggagttcgtcttctcagagctgctgtccaacctgcactcgcgtgggaaccagaagagactcgtggaggagtcggcagagcaggcacagaGGCGCAATGAGATgctgcttctcagagctgctgtcgaacctgtactcgcgtgggaatgagaagacactcgtggaggagtcggcagagcaggcagaccaaggagttcatcttctcagagctgctgtcccacctgtactcgcgtgggagtAATCACAtgctcctgg
Proteins encoded in this window:
- the LOC134808496 gene encoding uncharacterized protein LOC134808496, producing MRCCFSELLSNLYSRGNEQTLLEESAEKADQGVHLLRAAVQPVLKWEGADTPGGVGRAGRPSSLSSQSCCPTCTRVGTRRDSWRSRQSRHSGEMRCCFSELLSNLYSRGNEKTLVEESAELADQGVHLLRAAVQPILASRQSRHSVAKRCCFSELLSNLYSRGNEKTLLEELAEQEDQGVHLLVAAVQPVLAREPEDTRGGVGRAGTASRRDAASQSCCPTCTRVGTRRHSWRSRQSRHSGAMRCCFSELLSNLYSRGNEKTLLEELAEQADQGVHLLRAAVQPALAWEPEDARGGVGGAGTASRRDAPSQSCCPTCTRVGTSRHSWRCRQSRQTKEFIFSELLSNLHSRGNEKTLLEELAEQADQGVHLLGAAVQPVLAWERADTPGGVGRAGRPRSSSSQSCCPTCTRGGTRKHSWRSWQSRHSVATRCCYSELLSNLYSRGNGKTLLEESAEQADEGVHLRGAAVQPVLAWEPEDTRGGVGRAGTASR
- the LOC134808497 gene encoding uncharacterized protein LOC134808497; this translates as GVRLLRAAVQPVLAWEEADPPGGVGRAGPPRISCSQSCCPTCTRVGTRRHSWRSQQSSQTKGFIFSELLSNLYSRGNKKTLLEESAEEADQGVRLLRAAVQTVLAWERADTPGGVGRAGRRRSSSSQSFCPTCTRVGTSRHSWRSQQSRHSGATRCCFSELLANLYSRGNEKTLLEESAEQADQGVHLLRGAVQPALAWEPEDTHGGVGRAGTAARRGAAFHSCCPNCAPMGMSRHSWRSRQSRQTKEFIFSELLSNLYSRGNEQTLLEESAEQADQGVRLLRAAVQPALAWEPEETRGGVGRAGTEAQ